In Flavobacterium sp. CBA20B-1, one DNA window encodes the following:
- a CDS encoding autotransporter outer membrane beta-barrel domain-containing protein translates to MKKLVYLFTLFSAAAFAQEQQKDVVTISANYNFSEPTQYGVSLEFTKEARKDERLTSRLLNISYGQLEYDNNYLKSTGEGFVVELGSRTYFKKGVREGFYAENFITHGQIKFDEMINGENFEGKYSFWSIFNPNLGYKIHLSKNLSIDPSVGFNWKWEVRGKGGIDNRHFDNFVFKAGVKLGYTF, encoded by the coding sequence ATGAAAAAATTAGTTTACTTATTTACTTTATTTTCGGCAGCTGCCTTTGCCCAAGAACAACAAAAAGATGTGGTCACCATCTCTGCAAACTACAATTTTTCTGAACCTACACAATACGGTGTTAGCTTAGAATTCACGAAAGAAGCCAGAAAAGACGAACGTTTAACATCGCGCTTGTTGAATATTAGTTACGGACAATTGGAATACGACAACAATTATTTAAAAAGTACCGGAGAAGGATTTGTAGTTGAATTGGGTAGCCGCACCTATTTTAAGAAAGGAGTTCGAGAAGGTTTCTATGCAGAAAACTTTATTACACACGGACAAATTAAATTCGACGAAATGATCAATGGGGAAAATTTTGAAGGAAAGTACAGTTTCTGGAGTATTTTTAACCCCAATCTTGGATACAAAATACATCTTAGCAAAAATTTAAGCATCGACCCATCGGTTGGTTTCAACTGGAAATGGGAAGTGCGTGGCAAAGGTGGCATCGATAACCGTCATTTTGATAACTTTGTGTTTAAAGCTGGTGTGAAGTTGGGCTACACGTTTTAA